From the genome of Glycine max cultivar Williams 82 chromosome 2, Glycine_max_v4.0, whole genome shotgun sequence, one region includes:
- the LOC100780926 gene encoding transcription repressor OFP1 — MGNNRFKLSDMIPNAWFYKLKDMSKSRKRNGSHAMKSKVSSPPTTTTSQRSLPRYSHYFSTEPIRAGKLYNTPIHTKDLDMPFTDSPRRSSKRRARRKTIYKPSPTVVSSSFIPSSGYDSANHWIKPCQVQSPDYDVSSAESSSESDLHEYAYSESECDSFSVPDLLNGMDTNCSCRVSSSTNDIIIDMNSESFLGNPEKQDGFDAISQLGLAPILTRPVKFDDKVIEAAEVRSSTDLDEMQDDQSFSIEINKEESIRTQRRRKSNHRKPFANSAGIRLRVNSPKLASRKVQACARRSVSSTASKGSRSTGFPDGFAVVKSSFDPQSDFRESMVEMIVENNIRASKDLEDLLACYLSLNSSEYHDLIVKAFEQIWFDLAQLRM; from the coding sequence ATGGGTAACAACAGGTTCAAGTTATCAGATATGATACCAAATGCTTGGTTTTACAAGCTGAAAGACATGAGCAAATCAAGGAAGAGAAATGGTTCTCATGCTATGAAGAGTAAAGTGTCTtcaccaccaacaacaacaacatcacaaaGGTCGCTGCCAAGATATTCACACTATTTCTCCACTGAGCCTATTAGAGCTGGTAAGCTATACAACACTCCCATTCACACCAAAGACTTGGACATGCCATTCACTGATTCACCTAGAAGGTCTTCCAAGAGAAGGGCTAGGAGAAAAACCATCTACAAGCCTTCTCCCACCGTTGTTTCGTCCTCTTTCATTCCCTCTTCCGGCTATGACTCCGCGAATCATTGGATCAAGCCATGCCAGGTTCAGTCACCAGATTATGATGTGTCTTCAGCTGAAAGCTCTTCTGAGTCTGATCTTCATGAGTATGCTTATTCAGAGTCTGAATGTGACAGCTTTTCTGTTCCTGATTTGCTTAATGGAATGGACACTAATTGCAGCTGCAGAGTTAGCTCTTCCACTAATGACATCATCATTGACATGAACAGTGAGTCCTTCCTTGGGAATCCGGAAAAGCAAGATGGGTTTGATGCAATTTCACAGCTTGGTCTTGCTCCAATATTGACAAGGCCAGTGAAGTTTGATGATAAGGTCATCGAAGCCGCTGAGGTGAGAAGTTCAACTGATTTGGATGAAATGCAGGATGATCAGTCTTTCTCAATTGAGATTAACAAAGAGGAAAGCATTAGAACTCAAAGGAGGAGGAAAAGCAATCATAGAAAGCCCTTTGCTAATTCTGCAGGCATAAGGCTTAGAGTCAATTCTCCAAAACTTGCAAGCAGAAAAGTTCAAGCATGTGCAAGAAGGAGTGTGTCATCCACTGCAAGCAAAGGTTCAAGGAGTACAGGCTTTCCAGATGGATTTGCTGTTGTTAAGTCCTCATTTGATCCACAAAGTGACTTCAGGGAGTCAATGGTGGAGATGATTGTGGAGAACAATATCCGCGCATCGAAGGATTTGGAGGACTTACTTGCTTGCTACCTTTCCCTCAATTCAAGTGAATACCATGATCTCATTGTTAAGGCATTTGAGCAAATTTGGTTTGACTTGGCTCAACTAAGAATGTAA
- the WNK12 gene encoding with no lysine kinase 12 isoform X1: MGENCYVETDPTGRYGRFGDVLGKGAMKTVYKAIDEVLGIEVAWNQVRLNEALRTPDDLQRLYSEVHLLSTLKHQSIIRFYTSWIDIDNRAFNFITELFTSGSLREYRKNYKRVNIQAIKNWACQILQGLVYLHCHDPPVIHRDLKCDNIFVNGHLGQVKIGDLGLAAILRGSQLAHSVIGTPEFMAPELYEEEYNELADVYSFGMCVLEMLTSEYPYSECSNPAQIYKKVTSGKLPMAFFRIEDMEAQRFIGRCLVPAEKRPSAKELLLDPFLVSDDPSSTKKFAIQKPFLNVNEMEKLQLSDDLPRTGMKVIGKLNPEDDTIFLKVQISDKDGSARNVFFPFDILSDTPIDVATEMVKELEIADWEPFEIANMIDREISALLPHRRQSSCSDAFHTFNYLDDDCDDDEPHHHFRSFSSSSSFQESMSDLVSKAEEISSGYYWLHDDLHDDTSSRCSSQGTYSNLNYYSLDDHHQEYNVPSLRKDKLPITKSHNKGKKVSSGEDLSNFNQYKLMVGSQVPLTSKSKMMMNNHHRLTRNRSLIDIRSQLLHRSLVEEVNKRRLFKTVGAVENIGFQAPCDVSTKRSQHVCVAPNENSPRSGKGGKIKR; encoded by the exons ATGGGAGAAAATTGTTATGTGGAAACCGACCCAACTGGTCGGTATGGCAGG TTTGGAGATGTTCTTGGAAAAGGGGCAATGAAGACAGTGTACAAAGCAATCGATGAGGTGCTTGGAATTGAGGTAGCATGGAACCAGGTCAGACTCAACGAGGCGCTTCGCACGCCGGACGATTTGCAGCGGCTTTACTCAGAGGTTCATCTCCTCAGTACCCTCAAGCATCAGTCCATCATAAGATTCTACACTTCTTGGATTGATATTGATAACAGGGCCTTCAACTTTATCACAGAATTGTTCACATCTGGGTCACTGAGAGA ATACAGGAAGAATTATAAACGTGTCAACATACAAGCTATAAAGAATTGGGCTTGCCAAATCTTGCAAGGTCTTGTTTATCTACATTGCCATGATCCACCAGTGATCCATAGGGACCTCAAATGTGATAACATATTTGTCAATGGTCATCTTGGACAAGTAAAAATTGGTGATCTGGGACTGGCTGCAATTCTTCGCGGTTCCCAATTAGCACATAGTGTTATAG GCACTCCTGAGTTCATGGCACCAGAATTGTATGAGGAAGAATACAATGAACTTGCTGATGTATATTCATTTGGCATGTGTGTTCTGGAAATGCTCACATCTGAATATCCATATAGTGAATGTTCTAATCCAGCACAAATCTACAAGAAAGTGACATCG GGAAAACTACCAATGGCTTTTTTCCGGATTGAAGACATGGAAGCACAAAGATTTATTGGAAGATGCTTGGTACCTGCAGAAAAGAGACCATCAGCAAAAGAATTGTTGCTTGACCCTTTTCTTGTGTCTGATGATCCATCATCAACAAAGAAATTTGCAATTCAGAAACCATTTTTGAATGTCAATGAGATGGAGAAACTGCAATTAAGTGATGATCTTCCTAGGACTGGAATGAAAGTGATAGGGAAGCTGAACCCTGAAGATGACACTATCTTTCTCAAAGTGCAAATTTCTGATAAGGATG GTTCTGCTAGAAATGTATTTTTTCCCTTTGACATATTATCTGACACACCTATTGATGTTGCAACCGAGATGGTGAAAGAGTTGGAGATTGCAGATTGGGAGCCTTTTGAGATTGCAAATATGATTGACAGAGAGATATCTGCTCTGCTACCTCACAGAAGGCAAAGTAGTTGTTCAGATGCCTTCCACACATTCAATTATCTGGATGATGATTGTGATGATGATGAACCTCATCATCATTTCCGCTCGTTCTCTTCTAGTTCATCGTTCCAAGAATCAATGTCAGATTTAGTCAGCAAAGCTGAGGAAATATCAAGTGGATATTATTGGCTCCATG ATGATTTGCATGATGATACCAGTTCACGATGCTCTTCACAAGGGACATATTCCAACTTGAATTACTATTCTCTGGATGATCATCATCAAGAGTACAACGTGCCATCTTTGAGAAAAGATAAACTTCCCATCACAAAGAGTCACAACAAGGGCAAAAAGGTTTCCTCAGGCGAAGACTTGAGCAATTTCAACCAATATAAACTCATGGTAGGATCACAGGTTCCTCTCACTAGTAAAAGCAAGATGATGATGAACAATCATCATAGATTAACAAGGAACAGGTCATTGATTGATATAAGGAGCCAACTATTGCACCGTTCACTGGTTGAAGAGGTGAACAAAAGAAGGTTATTCAAGACAGTTGGTGCTGTGGAGAATATTGGATTTCAGGCACCTTGTGATGTTTCCACAAAAAGGTCACAGCATGTATGTGTTGCTCCAAATGAGAACTCTCCAAGGAGTGGCAAGGGAGGAAAAATTAAGAGATGA
- the WNK12 gene encoding with no lysine kinase 12, with amino-acid sequence MGENCYVETDPTGRYGRFGDVLGKGAMKTVYKAIDEVLGIEVAWNQVRLNEALRTPDDLQRLYSEVHLLSTLKHQSIIRFYTSWIDIDNRAFNFITELFTSGSLREYRKNYKRVNIQAIKNWACQILQGLVYLHCHDPPVIHRDLKCDNIFVNGHLGQVKIGDLGLAAILRGSQLAHSVIGTPEFMAPELYEEEYNELADVYSFGMCVLEMLTSEYPYSECSNPAQIYKKVTSGKLPMAFFRIEDMEAQRFIGRCLVPAEKRPSAKELLLDPFLVSDDPSSTKKFAIQKPFLNVNEMEKLQLSDDLPRTGMKVIGKLNPEDDTIFLKVQISDKDGSARNVFFPFDILSDTPIDVATEMVKELEIADWEPFEIANMIDREISALLPHRRQSSCSDAFHTFNYLDDDCDDDEPHHHFRSFSSSSSFQESMSDLVSKAEEISSGYYWLHDDLHDDTSSRCSSQGTYSNLNYYSLDDHHQEYNVPSLRKDKLPITKSHNKGKKVSSGEDLSNFNQYKLMVGSQVPLTSKSKMMMNNHHRLTRNRSLIDIRSQLLHRSLVEEVNKRRLFKTVGAVENIGFQAPCDVSTKRSQHEWQGRKN; translated from the exons ATGGGAGAAAATTGTTATGTGGAAACCGACCCAACTGGTCGGTATGGCAGG TTTGGAGATGTTCTTGGAAAAGGGGCAATGAAGACAGTGTACAAAGCAATCGATGAGGTGCTTGGAATTGAGGTAGCATGGAACCAGGTCAGACTCAACGAGGCGCTTCGCACGCCGGACGATTTGCAGCGGCTTTACTCAGAGGTTCATCTCCTCAGTACCCTCAAGCATCAGTCCATCATAAGATTCTACACTTCTTGGATTGATATTGATAACAGGGCCTTCAACTTTATCACAGAATTGTTCACATCTGGGTCACTGAGAGA ATACAGGAAGAATTATAAACGTGTCAACATACAAGCTATAAAGAATTGGGCTTGCCAAATCTTGCAAGGTCTTGTTTATCTACATTGCCATGATCCACCAGTGATCCATAGGGACCTCAAATGTGATAACATATTTGTCAATGGTCATCTTGGACAAGTAAAAATTGGTGATCTGGGACTGGCTGCAATTCTTCGCGGTTCCCAATTAGCACATAGTGTTATAG GCACTCCTGAGTTCATGGCACCAGAATTGTATGAGGAAGAATACAATGAACTTGCTGATGTATATTCATTTGGCATGTGTGTTCTGGAAATGCTCACATCTGAATATCCATATAGTGAATGTTCTAATCCAGCACAAATCTACAAGAAAGTGACATCG GGAAAACTACCAATGGCTTTTTTCCGGATTGAAGACATGGAAGCACAAAGATTTATTGGAAGATGCTTGGTACCTGCAGAAAAGAGACCATCAGCAAAAGAATTGTTGCTTGACCCTTTTCTTGTGTCTGATGATCCATCATCAACAAAGAAATTTGCAATTCAGAAACCATTTTTGAATGTCAATGAGATGGAGAAACTGCAATTAAGTGATGATCTTCCTAGGACTGGAATGAAAGTGATAGGGAAGCTGAACCCTGAAGATGACACTATCTTTCTCAAAGTGCAAATTTCTGATAAGGATG GTTCTGCTAGAAATGTATTTTTTCCCTTTGACATATTATCTGACACACCTATTGATGTTGCAACCGAGATGGTGAAAGAGTTGGAGATTGCAGATTGGGAGCCTTTTGAGATTGCAAATATGATTGACAGAGAGATATCTGCTCTGCTACCTCACAGAAGGCAAAGTAGTTGTTCAGATGCCTTCCACACATTCAATTATCTGGATGATGATTGTGATGATGATGAACCTCATCATCATTTCCGCTCGTTCTCTTCTAGTTCATCGTTCCAAGAATCAATGTCAGATTTAGTCAGCAAAGCTGAGGAAATATCAAGTGGATATTATTGGCTCCATG ATGATTTGCATGATGATACCAGTTCACGATGCTCTTCACAAGGGACATATTCCAACTTGAATTACTATTCTCTGGATGATCATCATCAAGAGTACAACGTGCCATCTTTGAGAAAAGATAAACTTCCCATCACAAAGAGTCACAACAAGGGCAAAAAGGTTTCCTCAGGCGAAGACTTGAGCAATTTCAACCAATATAAACTCATGGTAGGATCACAGGTTCCTCTCACTAGTAAAAGCAAGATGATGATGAACAATCATCATAGATTAACAAGGAACAGGTCATTGATTGATATAAGGAGCCAACTATTGCACCGTTCACTGGTTGAAGAGGTGAACAAAAGAAGGTTATTCAAGACAGTTGGTGCTGTGGAGAATATTGGATTTCAGGCACCTTGTGATGTTTCCACAAAAAGGTCACAGCAT GAGTGGCAAGGGAGGAAAAATTAA